One window of the Amycolatopsis mediterranei genome contains the following:
- a CDS encoding ferric reductase-like transmembrane domain-containing protein, whose protein sequence is MSSAVWYFSRATGLVSLVLFTGVVVLGALGAGRFATREWPRFAVAAVHRNLALTSLAFLAAHIASAVLDGYVPLGWLDVVVPFGADYQPLWVGLGAVAIDLVLAIVVTSLVRTRLPARVWRTVHWLAYLCWPVALVHGFGMAEDDSAYGWIVALDVLCVLAVLGSVGYRAAHVRKFAALGGTR, encoded by the coding sequence ATGAGCTCCGCGGTGTGGTACTTCAGCCGCGCGACCGGGCTCGTTTCGCTGGTGCTGTTCACCGGTGTCGTCGTCCTCGGCGCGCTCGGCGCCGGCCGGTTCGCCACGCGCGAGTGGCCGCGGTTCGCCGTCGCCGCCGTGCACCGGAACCTCGCGCTGACCAGTCTCGCGTTCCTCGCGGCGCACATCGCGTCGGCGGTCCTCGACGGGTACGTCCCGCTCGGCTGGCTCGACGTCGTCGTCCCGTTCGGCGCGGACTACCAGCCGCTGTGGGTCGGGCTCGGCGCCGTCGCGATCGACCTGGTGCTCGCGATCGTCGTCACCAGCCTCGTGCGCACCCGCCTGCCCGCGCGGGTGTGGCGCACCGTGCACTGGCTGGCCTACCTGTGCTGGCCGGTCGCGCTGGTGCACGGCTTCGGCATGGCCGAGGACGACTCCGCGTACGGCTGGATCGTCGCGCTCGACGTGCTCTGCGTGCTGGCCGTGCTGGGTTCCGTGGGCTACCGCGCGGCCCACGTCCGCAAGTTCGCTGCCCTGGGAGGCACCCGATGA
- a CDS encoding FAD:protein FMN transferase, which produces MTTAFPALGTTAELLVTDPARLGAAVAVLREELAAIDAACSRFRPDSEISRLHEAAGREVRVGPLLAEALGVALRAARLTEGVVDPTVGAAVRALGYDRDFALVAGDRNAEGLGGADDRCTAAELSQERAEAADLYPASVPAPGWHRVLFDPVRRLVVLPRGVHLDLGATAKALAADRAARRIHATVGCGTLVNLGGDLRAFGPPPTGGWLVALGDDHTEAVSRPDATVALHRDGALATSGTTRRRWRHGGRTVHHIVDPRTGDVPEPRWRTVTVAAKSTVDANTASTAAIVLGAGAPRWLEQRHLPARLAGVDGDVVTTPGWPGEREAA; this is translated from the coding sequence GTGACCACGGCGTTCCCGGCGCTGGGCACGACGGCGGAGCTGCTGGTGACCGACCCGGCCCGGCTGGGCGCGGCGGTCGCGGTGCTGCGGGAGGAGCTGGCGGCCATCGATGCGGCGTGCAGCCGGTTCCGGCCGGATTCGGAGATCTCGCGGCTGCACGAGGCGGCCGGGCGGGAGGTCCGGGTGGGGCCGTTGCTGGCGGAGGCATTGGGGGTGGCGTTGCGCGCGGCCCGCTTGACGGAGGGGGTGGTCGACCCGACGGTGGGGGCGGCGGTGCGAGCGTTGGGGTACGACCGCGATTTCGCCTTGGTTGCCGGTGATCGGAACGCGGAGGGACTCGGCGGTGCCGATGATCGGTGCACCGCGGCGGAGCTGAGCCAGGAGCGCGCCGAGGCCGCTGACCTGTACCCCGCATCCGTCCCCGCGCCCGGCTGGCACCGGGTCCTCTTCGACCCCGTCCGGCGGCTCGTCGTCCTCCCGCGGGGTGTCCACCTCGACCTCGGCGCGACCGCCAAGGCCCTCGCCGCCGATCGGGCCGCCCGGCGGATCCACGCCACCGTCGGCTGCGGGACCCTGGTGAACCTCGGCGGCGATCTGCGCGCCTTCGGGCCGCCGCCCACCGGCGGCTGGCTGGTCGCCCTCGGCGACGATCACACCGAGGCCGTCTCCCGGCCGGATGCCACCGTCGCCCTGCACCGGGACGGCGCGCTCGCCACCTCCGGGACCACCCGGCGGCGCTGGCGCCACGGCGGCCGGACCGTGCACCACATCGTCGATCCGCGCACCGGCGACGTTCCCGAACCGCGGTGGCGCACCGTCACCGTCGCCGCCAAGTCCACTGTGGACGCCAACACCGCGAGCACCGCGGCGATCGTCCTCGGCGCCGGCGCACCCCGCTGGCTCGAGCAGCGGCACCTCCCCGCGCGGCTGGCCGGCGTCGACGGCGACGTCGTCACGACACCCGGCTGGCCCGGAGAGCGGGAAGCGGCATGA